One window of Lytechinus variegatus isolate NC3 chromosome 2, Lvar_3.0, whole genome shotgun sequence genomic DNA carries:
- the LOC121407439 gene encoding uncharacterized protein LOC121407439 produces the protein MSERETSVRMTSLKGATRDEDLHSQVSGSSSRRSRLSRRSSRSSKSELSARKASLEAKKENESKMLMLLKEDKEAKQAFHQNRKAVLEKKMKTLELEQEDMENAYLSEQKVIAAQKSIVAADIEISELAILEECCDDDSETDDEVSIKGLTREKRSERMERFFGSQEEVTVKNIKPESPVVNTPPVSSPAVQARQDTAASSLEDCLQQLARFVAGQNAASNQLAVFSQLPKIDVPIFSGDPLQYTLWKNAFDCTVDSKPIGEQYKLNYLNAYVSGKAKEIVEHHLLIGGSNAYQEALKQLEDRFGDPNTISVSYTKKLTSWPKISSHDASGLRDFADFLQKVVAAKRRVRNLGILDYPQENVKLVEKLPGYLEGKWRDEIDRWRSHKGPQSFPSFTEFAEFVMRAASKANIPEMEPLSKESKPNFKANQRSMKARTFVTNGQDNEPSKLSKVSHRHFLFSMCPFCERDHHIEDCDDFAKNSIHVKKAFFRKKMICLGCGGTDDHFVRNCKERKSCKLCGKMHLTCLHYDQNKPDTAELQEGTSHCTSVCPTPDQEGRDHSMIVPVWVRHVDRPSEETLEYAILDDQSNVSFVSKRLCKKLDVKGEKTNLLLTTMHQTGKIESERIKGLEVLDFNKENVIQLPTTLSRDSLPASRSQIPKPEVVKQWDHLNSVASNMMPYRKDVEVSLLIGNDCTRAIRPREIISGNEDDPYAQRSLLGWGVVGRVRKTPGELKSATCNKISVNSCPNSSFQTKVKANIGPEKIIQALEVDFKEEKEGRPSLLVHDVRSPDILEKGITRSQDGNYEMPVPFKSDQVQVPDNRPLAVKRWNQLNIPHLSVIGGVWERQIATVRRALEPLLISSGNDESFRTFLKEVESIVNSRPLSTTNLCSPDAPEPLTPNHLLTMKPKIVLPPPGKFQTADSYCRKWWRRVQHLSNEFWLSWRKEFLAELQTRQKWVTPKRSVRAGDVVIVKEEGEFRGNWPLGRVEKVLPSKDGHVRKVQLMMANKCLDKDGRRKGQPTILDRPIHKLVVLIPTEETSQGRMQSEDQRIPDQGASQEENKK, from the coding sequence ATGAGTGAGCGAGAAACATCGGTGAGGATGACGTCACTGAAAGGAGCAACCAGGGATGAGGACCTGCATAGCCAAGTAAGTGGTAGCAGTAGCAGGAGGAGCAGACTGAGCAGGAGATCGAGTAGATCATCAAAAAGTGAACTTTCTGCCCGTAAAGCCTCACTGGAAgctaaaaaggaaaatgaaagtaaaatgcTAATGTTGCTAAAAGAGGACAAAGAAGCTAAACAGGCCTTTCATCAAAATAGAAAGgctgttcttgaaaaaaaaatgaagactcTTGAGCTTGAACAAGAAGATATGGAAAACGCCTATCTTAGTGAGCAGAAAGTGATTGCTGCTCAAAAGTCTATAGTTGCTGCAGACATAGAAATCTCAGAACTGGCTATATTGGAAGAATGCTGCGATGATGATAGTGAAACTGATGATGAGGTTTCTATTAAAGGACTGACACGGGAGAAAAGGAGCGAAAGGATGGAGAGATTCTTTGGCTCACAAGAGGAAGTCACAGTGAAAAATATCAAACCTGAGTCTCCCGTGGTCAATACTCCACCAGTTAGTAGCCCAGCAGTGCAAGCCAGACAGGATACAGCTGCATCATCTCTAGAAGATTGCCTGCAACAGCTGGCTCGTTTTGTAGCAGGACAAAATGCAGCTAGTAACCAACTAGCCGTATTCAGCCAACTCCCTAAGATCGACGTACCAATCTTCTCTGGTGATCCTCTGCAGTACACGCTATGGAAAAATGCCTTTGACTGTACAGTGGATTCAAAGCCAATTGGCGAGCAgtacaaattgaattatttgaatGCATATGTCAGTGGCAAGGCTAAGGAGATAGTAGAGCACCATCTTTTGATAGGAGGGAGTAATGCATACCAAGAGGCTTTGAAGCAGCTAGAAGACAGATTTGGTGACCCCAATACGATAAGCGTCTCGTACACCAAGAAACTGACTTCTTGGCCGAAGATATCAAGCCACGATGCCAGTGGACTGAGGGACTTCGCAGATTTTCTTCAGAAAGTTGTGGCAGCCAAGAGGAGAGTCCGCAACTTGGGAATTCTGGATTACCCTCAAGAAAATGTAAAGCTTGTGGAGAAGTTACCAGGCTATTTGGAAGGAAAGTGGCGTGATGAAATCGACAGATGGCGTTCTCATAAAGGCCCACAAAGCTTCCCTTCTTTCACAGAATTTGCCGAGTTTGTTATGAGAGCTGCAAGCAAGGCAAACATCCCTGAGATGGAGCCATTGTCCAAGGAGTCAAAGCCGAACTTCAAAGCAAATCAAAGGAGTATGAAAGCAAGGACCTTTGTAACAAATGGACAAGATAATGAACCAAGCAAGCTGTCCAAGGTATCGCATAGGCATTTCCTTTTCTCAATGTGCCCCTTTTGCGAGAGAGATCATCACATTGAAGATTGTGATGATTTCGCAAAAAACTCTATACATGTGAAAAAGGCTTTCTTCAGGAAGAAAATGATATGTCTTGGGTGTGGAGGAACAGACGATCACTTTGTCAGAAATTGTAAGGAGAGAAAGTCATGCAAATTATGTGGGAAAATGCATCTCACCTGCCTCCACTACGACCAAAACAAACCAGACACAGCTGAACTGCAGGAAGGAACATCGCATTGCACATCTGTATGTCCGACGCCTGACCAGGAAGGGAGGGATCACAGTATGATCGTTCCTGTTTGGGTAAGGCATGTGGATCGACCATCAGAGGAGACACTAGAATATGCCATTCTTGATGACCAGTCAAACGTGAGTTTTGTCTCCAAACGCCTCTGCAAGAAGCTAGATGTTAAAGGAGAGAAAACAAATCTTCTCCTTACAACAATGCACCAGACAGGGAAGATAGAAAGTGAGAGGATTAAAGGTCTTGAGGTACTGGACTTCAACAAGGAGAATGTAATCCAGCTTCCAACCACTTTGTCCAGGGATTCGTTACCTGCATCCCGCTCCCAGATCCCTAAGCCAGAGGTAGTCAAGCAGTGGGACCATCTAAACAGCGTAGCAAGTAACATGATGCCATACAGGAAAGATGTAGAAGTATCGTTACTTATCGGTAATGATTGTACAAGAGCAATTAGACCACGTGAAATCATAAGTGGGAATGAAGATGACCCATATGCCCAGAGATCATTGCTTGGATGGGGAGTAGTTGGGAGAGTGCGTAAAACTCCTGGAGAACTCAAGTCTGCAACTTGTAACAAAATCTCAGTCAACTCATGCCCCAACTCTAGTTTCCAGACCAAGGTTAAGGCAAATATCGGCCCTGAAAAGATCATTCAAGCATTGGAAGTCGACTTCAAAGAGGAGAAGGAAGGTCGTCCATCACTATTGGTACACGATGTGAGGTCTCCTGATATCTTGGAGAAGGGAATAACACGGAGTCAAGATGGGAATTACGAAATGCCTGTACCCTTCAAGTCAGATCAAGTCCAAGTGCCTGATAATCGTCCTCTTGCTGTTAAGAGATGGAATCAACTGAATATTCCCCATCTTTCCGTCATAGGGGGAGTATGGGAAAGACAAATTGCTACTGTTCGTCGTGCTCTAGAGCCCCTTCTTATCAGCTCAGGAAACGACGAGTCTTTCAGAACATTCTTAAAAGAGGTTGAATCAATAGTCAACTCTAGACCTCTTTCGACGACAAACCTTTGTTCTCCAGATGCTCCTGAGCCTCTAACACCAAATCATCTGTTGACTATGAAACCTAAAATCGTGCTACCACCTCCTGGAAAGTTCCAAACGGCAGATTCCTATTGTCGCAAATGGTGGAGACGAGTTCAGCATCTCTCCAATGAATTCTGGCTGAGTTGGAGAAAAGAGTTCTTGGCTGAACTCCAAACCAGACAGAAGTGGGTTACACCAAAGCGAAGCGTCAGGGCAGGAGATGTGGTCATCGtcaaagaagaaggagaatttCGAGGTAATTGGCCCCTTGGTCGAGTAGAGAAAGTCCTTCCTAGCAAAGATGGTCACGTACGCAAAGTCCAACTGATGATGGCAAACAAGTGTTTAGACAAAGATGGACGAAGGAAAGGTCAGCCAACTATCCTTGACAGACCGATACATAAGCTGGTGGTCCTAATTCCTACTGAAGAAACATCACAAGGAAGGATGCAATCGGAAGACCAGAGGATTCCCGATCAAGGAGCCAgccaagaagaaaataagaagtgA